In Silene latifolia isolate original U9 population chromosome X, ASM4854445v1, whole genome shotgun sequence, the following proteins share a genomic window:
- the LOC141622430 gene encoding isocitrate dehydrogenase [NADP]-like isoform X2 produces MATFDRIKVANPIVEMDGDEMTRVIWQMIKDKLIFPFLELDIKYFDLGLPHRDATDDKVTVESAEATLKYNVAIKCATITPDEARMEEFKLKSMWRSPNGTIRNILNGTVFREPIMCKNVPRLVPGWTKPICIGRHAFGDQYRATDLVIKGAGKLKLVFVPEGKDEKTELEVFDFTGNGGVALAMYNTDESIASFAEASMNLAYEKKWPLYLSTKNTILKKYDGRFKDIFQEVYESKWKTKYEEAGIWYEHRLIDDMVAYALKSEGGYVWACKNYDGDVQSDFLAQGFGSLGLMTSVLVCPDGKTIEAEAAHGTVTRHFRVHQKGGETSTNSIASIFAWTRGLAHRAKLDNNEKLLEFTDKLEAACIGVVESGKMTKDLALIIHGSKLARDKYLNTEEFIDAVAADLKTRL; encoded by the exons ATGGCTACTTTCGATAGGATCAAGGTTGCCAATCCCATCGTTGAGATGGACG GTGATGAAATGACTCGTGTGATCTGGCAAATGATTAAAGACAAG CTAATCTTCCCATTTTTGGAATTAGACATTAAGTATTTCGATCTTGGTCTTCCCCATCGTGATGCCACTGATGACAAAGTTACTGTTGAAAGTGCCGAAGCAACTCTCAA GTACAATGTGGCAATCAAGTGTGCAACTATCACACCAG ATGAAGCACGTATGGAAGAATTTAAGCTGAAGAGCATGTGGAGAAGTCCAAACGGGACAATCAGAAATATTTTAAACG GCACCGTCTTCAGAGAACCCATTATGTGTAAAAATGTCCCTAGGCTTGTTCCAGGTTGGACAAAGCCCATATGCATTGGAAGACATGCATTTGGAGATCAGTACAGAGCAACCGATCTTGTCATTAAAGGAGCCGGGAAACTCAAACTAGTATTTG TTCCAGAAGGCAAGGACGAGAAAACAGAATTGGAGGTTTTTGACTTCACTGGAAATGGAGGTGTAGCTTTGGCCATGTACAACACTGATGAG TCAATTGCTTCATTTGCCGAAGCTTCAATGAATTTGGCTTATGAGAAAAAGTGGCCTCTTTATCTCAGCACAAAAAACACTATTCTTAAGAAATACGATGGAAG ATTCAAGGATATCTTTCAAGAAGTTTATGAAAGCAAGTGGAAGACTAAATATGAAGAAGCTGGAATCTG GTACGAGCACCGTCTCATTGATGACATGGTTGCTTATGCTCTCAAGAGTGAAGGAGGTTATGTATGGGCATGCAAGAACTATGATGGAGATGTGCAGAGTGATTTCTTAGCCCAAG GATTTGGCTCGCTGGGATTGATGACTTCAGTATTG GTTTGCCCTGATGGTAAGACAATCGAAGCTGAAGCTGCTCATGGCACAGTAACACGCCATTTCAGAGTTCACCAGAAGGGAGGTGAAACTAGCACCAACAGCATTGCCTCAATCTTTGCTTGGACCCGGGGCCTCGCTCACAG GGCTAAGTTGGATAACAATGAGAAACTCTTGGAGTTCACAGACAAATTGGAAGCAGCTTGTATTGGAGTTGTTGAATCTGGGAAGATGACCAAGGATCTTGCCCTTATTATCCATGGATCAAA GCTTGCAAGAGACAAATATCTGAACACAGAAGAGTTCATAGACGCTGTAGCTGCTGATCTTAAAACAAGGCTGTGA
- the LOC141622430 gene encoding isocitrate dehydrogenase [NADP]-like isoform X1 yields the protein MATFDRIKVANPIVEMDGDEMTRVIWQMIKDKLIFPFLELDIKYFDLGLPHRDATDDKVTVESAEATLKYNVAIKCATITPDEARMEEFKLKSMWRSPNGTIRNILNGTVFREPIMCKNVPRLVPGWTKPICIGRHAFGDQYRATDLVIKGAGKLKLVFVPEGKDEKTELEVFDFTGNGGVALAMYNTDESIASFAEASMNLAYEKKWPLYLSTKNTILKKYDGRFKDIFQEVYESKWKTKYEEAGIWYEHRLIDDMVAYALKSEGGYVWACKNYDGDVQSDFLAQGFGSLGLMTSVLVCPDGKTIEAEAAHGTVTRHFRVHQKGGETSTNSIASIFAWTRGLAHRAKLDNNEKLLEFTDKLEAACIGVVESGKMTKDLALIIHGSKLARDKYLNTEEFIDAVAADLKTRLLTKSKL from the exons ATGGCTACTTTCGATAGGATCAAGGTTGCCAATCCCATCGTTGAGATGGACG GTGATGAAATGACTCGTGTGATCTGGCAAATGATTAAAGACAAG CTAATCTTCCCATTTTTGGAATTAGACATTAAGTATTTCGATCTTGGTCTTCCCCATCGTGATGCCACTGATGACAAAGTTACTGTTGAAAGTGCCGAAGCAACTCTCAA GTACAATGTGGCAATCAAGTGTGCAACTATCACACCAG ATGAAGCACGTATGGAAGAATTTAAGCTGAAGAGCATGTGGAGAAGTCCAAACGGGACAATCAGAAATATTTTAAACG GCACCGTCTTCAGAGAACCCATTATGTGTAAAAATGTCCCTAGGCTTGTTCCAGGTTGGACAAAGCCCATATGCATTGGAAGACATGCATTTGGAGATCAGTACAGAGCAACCGATCTTGTCATTAAAGGAGCCGGGAAACTCAAACTAGTATTTG TTCCAGAAGGCAAGGACGAGAAAACAGAATTGGAGGTTTTTGACTTCACTGGAAATGGAGGTGTAGCTTTGGCCATGTACAACACTGATGAG TCAATTGCTTCATTTGCCGAAGCTTCAATGAATTTGGCTTATGAGAAAAAGTGGCCTCTTTATCTCAGCACAAAAAACACTATTCTTAAGAAATACGATGGAAG ATTCAAGGATATCTTTCAAGAAGTTTATGAAAGCAAGTGGAAGACTAAATATGAAGAAGCTGGAATCTG GTACGAGCACCGTCTCATTGATGACATGGTTGCTTATGCTCTCAAGAGTGAAGGAGGTTATGTATGGGCATGCAAGAACTATGATGGAGATGTGCAGAGTGATTTCTTAGCCCAAG GATTTGGCTCGCTGGGATTGATGACTTCAGTATTG GTTTGCCCTGATGGTAAGACAATCGAAGCTGAAGCTGCTCATGGCACAGTAACACGCCATTTCAGAGTTCACCAGAAGGGAGGTGAAACTAGCACCAACAGCATTGCCTCAATCTTTGCTTGGACCCGGGGCCTCGCTCACAG GGCTAAGTTGGATAACAATGAGAAACTCTTGGAGTTCACAGACAAATTGGAAGCAGCTTGTATTGGAGTTGTTGAATCTGGGAAGATGACCAAGGATCTTGCCCTTATTATCCATGGATCAAA GCTTGCAAGAGACAAATATCTGAACACAGAAGAGTTCATAGACGCTGTAGCTGCTGATCTTAAAACAAGGCT GCTTACAAAAAGCAAGCTCTGA